Proteins from one Oryzomonas sagensis genomic window:
- a CDS encoding Rrf2 family transcriptional regulator — protein sequence MISKKTKYALKALYHLAGQPASQPVLISDLAKAGNIPKKFLEFILLSLRKG from the coding sequence ATGATATCGAAAAAGACCAAATACGCGCTCAAGGCGCTCTATCATCTGGCCGGGCAGCCCGCCTCCCAGCCGGTATTGATTTCCGACCTGGCCAAGGCCGGGAACATCCCCAAGAAGTTTCTGGAGTTCATCCTCCTGTCCCTGCGCAAGGG